A window of the Chloroflexus sp. Y-396-1 genome harbors these coding sequences:
- a CDS encoding PotD/PotF family extracellular solute-binding protein has protein sequence MRFFLAIPVILLIACSLGPGSASTTTSKLVIMGWVGYMPQQLLDTFQAETGIAVEYIGYDTPEQALAALDQGKSCDLMIINSPFIPTLISTEKIVPLNYENIPNARNIRIDFRDMVYDPGGRYSIVYQWGITGLLVRTDLIDKSITSWADLWDPTLAGKIVLWPIPRDTVSVLLKSLGYSINTTDPHQLALAREHAPELARRMTMVEEGYEVVTPYLISGDYVVALGWAYDALDAQAQTDQIMFVIPAEGTILWVDTFVVPTRSTQKVLAERFINFVLQPAISALVTNETKTATANELSLPFIDPALRNNTVVFPSPTMLRNAELEMPLDPQTQAIYNEIYNIFIEGKP, from the coding sequence GTGCGATTTTTTCTGGCAATTCCGGTCATCCTGTTGATTGCCTGCTCATTAGGACCTGGTTCGGCATCAACAACCACATCAAAACTGGTTATTATGGGTTGGGTTGGCTACATGCCCCAACAATTGCTCGACACGTTTCAGGCTGAGACTGGAATTGCGGTTGAATACATCGGTTACGACACACCTGAACAGGCACTAGCAGCATTAGACCAGGGTAAGTCTTGTGATCTCATGATCATAAACAGTCCATTTATTCCCACATTGATTTCTACCGAAAAAATAGTCCCTCTCAATTACGAAAATATTCCCAATGCACGTAATATCAGGATTGACTTCCGCGATATGGTGTATGATCCTGGCGGTCGCTACTCAATCGTTTATCAATGGGGTATTACCGGCTTACTGGTACGTACCGATCTGATTGATAAATCAATCACGAGCTGGGCTGATTTATGGGATCCGACACTTGCGGGGAAAATTGTGCTCTGGCCAATTCCACGCGATACAGTGAGTGTTCTGCTGAAGTCGTTGGGGTATTCAATCAATACGACCGACCCTCATCAACTGGCGCTTGCCCGCGAGCATGCTCCTGAACTGGCTCGCCGGATGACGATGGTTGAAGAAGGATATGAGGTCGTGACGCCATACCTTATTTCCGGCGATTATGTTGTCGCCCTTGGTTGGGCTTATGATGCGCTCGATGCCCAGGCCCAAACCGACCAGATAATGTTTGTTATCCCTGCTGAGGGGACAATCCTTTGGGTTGATACTTTCGTAGTGCCAACACGTAGTACCCAAAAAGTATTGGCTGAACGTTTTATCAACTTTGTGCTGCAACCAGCTATAAGCGCGCTCGTAACCAACGAGACAAAGACGGCAACCGCCAATGAATTGTCGTTACCGTTCATTGATCCGGCATTGCGCAATAATACAGTCGTTTTTCCCTCACCTACCATGTTACGTAATGCCGAATTGGAAATGCCACTCGATCCACAAACCCAAGCTATCTACAATGAAATATATAATATTTTCATCGAGGGAAAACCGTAA
- a CDS encoding response regulator: MQPLQRWQQSIKTSLRAKLLLFLSLSMLSILVIAAYGVFRYIETVEQEGWAGRQREAAQYAVRTIDDFLLRVEDTLSLVGALSVQQIRQSPELLPEILNRIPAWIEIVRVDASGRVIASTSRDQSILTNLATIPLANWFQQARKGNNYLSPLFITATSEPYIILSMPASDGGVVAGRLRMNLLWETVATIRFGRTGHAYIVDDLGFIIAHPDPQVVLANTSISERPEFRTFPPDGNQRFYINRFQQETLGVALNIPGTPWRLVTEIPENEATELSTRAGIVVTISLFLFGALILLSINYLLDRFIFRVLDELRQGAERVGSGDLTHPLVVPPEYELAQVASAFNTMMHQLHTRNLEIARQTESLKTEIQQRRRIEQELIRARDAAEAASRAKSTFLATMSHELRTPLTAIIGYSQLLEQLISQGIYDTVAHDVGRIRAAGTHLLSLINDILDISRIEAGRMTVSIEYADVADLVHSAVNTVLPQIEKNRNRLQINCPPDIGILNSDATKVRQALINLLSNAAKFTEDGEIILTVSHYYENEQKWFRFAVTDTGIGIPADKLDKLFKAFSQVDDTPTRKYGGTGLGLALSQRLCALIGGRITVESIVGVGSTFTIEVPAELNAISPTSELDAPNLSALPVPITTDSTTSTVTARNAVLLIIDDDPTMSDMLRRLIPATEATIVTAETGAEGLQLAAALIPEVIVLDLKLPDLHGLEVLARLRENPELSHIPIVVLTIDDQAQHGLTLSVDEYLVKPVEPNRLISTVRRFYQPKAEVLTPYILLVEDDPALAELFAQNLRTVGWSVEVAFDGETGLTAALSRPPALMLLDYMLPGMDGLQLLEQLRSHPHGKNIPVILMTAHELTADERQQLAASVSMIQRKAELNLEQMIDHLRRLLSQNKPLLSNKAG, translated from the coding sequence GTGCAACCGCTACAACGCTGGCAACAATCGATTAAAACCAGTTTACGGGCTAAATTATTACTCTTTCTAAGTCTAAGCATGCTATCAATATTGGTGATAGCAGCTTACGGTGTTTTCCGATATATCGAAACGGTTGAACAGGAGGGATGGGCCGGTCGGCAACGCGAAGCAGCTCAGTATGCAGTTCGCACAATCGATGACTTTCTGCTGCGAGTTGAAGATACGCTCAGCCTGGTGGGAGCATTATCGGTTCAACAGATTCGGCAATCACCTGAATTATTACCTGAAATTCTTAACCGCATTCCCGCCTGGATCGAGATTGTCCGTGTCGATGCAAGCGGTCGTGTCATCGCGTCGACCAGCCGTGATCAATCTATCCTAACCAATCTGGCTACCATTCCACTCGCAAACTGGTTCCAACAGGCGCGCAAGGGAAACAATTACCTTAGCCCGTTGTTTATTACCGCTACTAGTGAGCCGTACATTATTCTGTCGATGCCGGCGAGTGATGGCGGAGTCGTTGCCGGTCGGTTACGGATGAATTTGTTGTGGGAAACTGTAGCGACGATCCGGTTTGGCCGTACCGGGCATGCCTATATCGTCGATGATCTTGGCTTCATTATTGCCCATCCTGATCCGCAAGTTGTCCTTGCTAATACTAGCATAAGTGAACGTCCAGAATTTCGTACCTTTCCACCCGATGGTAACCAGCGTTTCTACATTAATCGCTTTCAACAAGAGACTCTCGGCGTCGCGCTGAATATTCCCGGTACCCCCTGGCGATTAGTGACCGAAATACCTGAAAATGAAGCCACTGAGCTGTCGACGCGGGCCGGAATTGTTGTCACCATCAGTCTATTCCTTTTTGGTGCGCTCATCCTGCTGAGCATAAATTATCTGCTCGATCGCTTCATCTTCCGCGTTCTGGATGAACTCCGACAAGGTGCTGAACGAGTTGGTAGCGGTGACCTCACCCACCCGCTGGTCGTCCCGCCTGAGTATGAACTGGCTCAGGTCGCCAGTGCCTTCAATACGATGATGCACCAGTTGCATACCCGCAACCTTGAAATTGCTCGCCAGACCGAAAGTCTGAAAACCGAGATCCAGCAACGGCGCCGGATCGAGCAAGAACTGATACGGGCACGCGACGCTGCTGAAGCAGCTTCACGAGCGAAGAGTACCTTTCTTGCCACAATGAGCCATGAGTTGCGTACTCCCTTGACGGCAATTATCGGCTACAGCCAACTACTAGAACAATTAATCAGTCAGGGGATATATGATACGGTCGCCCACGATGTCGGACGTATTCGTGCTGCCGGTACGCATCTCCTTTCCCTTATTAACGACATTCTTGATATTTCCCGGATTGAAGCCGGTCGAATGACGGTCAGCATCGAGTATGCCGATGTGGCAGATTTGGTACACTCTGCCGTGAATACCGTTCTGCCCCAAATCGAGAAGAATCGGAACCGCCTACAGATCAATTGCCCACCAGATATTGGTATCCTAAACAGTGATGCAACCAAGGTGCGCCAGGCATTGATCAACCTGTTAAGTAATGCCGCAAAGTTTACTGAAGATGGTGAGATAATCTTGACCGTGAGCCATTATTATGAGAACGAGCAGAAGTGGTTCCGCTTTGCCGTTACTGATACCGGTATTGGCATCCCCGCCGACAAACTAGATAAGCTGTTCAAAGCGTTTTCGCAGGTTGATGATACACCTACCCGCAAATACGGTGGTACCGGCCTGGGGCTGGCCTTGAGTCAGCGTTTATGTGCGCTTATCGGTGGCAGAATTACGGTCGAGAGTATTGTTGGAGTCGGATCAACATTTACTATCGAAGTCCCTGCCGAACTCAATGCAATCTCTCCGACATCAGAGCTGGACGCACCCAACCTTTCCGCATTGCCAGTACCGATCACGACTGATAGTACCACCTCGACAGTAACGGCCAGAAATGCTGTTTTACTGATCATCGACGATGATCCAACAATGAGCGACATGTTGCGTCGACTCATACCAGCTACTGAAGCGACTATCGTTACTGCTGAGACCGGCGCTGAAGGCCTGCAACTGGCTGCCGCGCTCATCCCTGAGGTGATTGTCCTCGATCTAAAATTACCCGATTTGCACGGCCTCGAAGTGTTGGCGCGGCTGCGTGAAAACCCAGAGCTATCTCACATCCCAATCGTTGTGCTGACGATTGATGACCAGGCGCAGCACGGTCTGACCCTCTCGGTTGACGAATATCTGGTCAAGCCTGTCGAGCCGAACAGATTGATCAGCACTGTCAGACGTTTCTACCAACCCAAAGCCGAAGTTTTAACACCATATATTTTGCTGGTTGAAGATGATCCAGCACTCGCCGAATTGTTCGCTCAAAACCTACGAACCGTCGGCTGGTCGGTAGAGGTCGCCTTCGATGGCGAAACCGGTCTTACTGCTGCGCTAAGCCGACCGCCAGCACTCATGTTGCTTGATTATATGTTGCCCGGTATGGATGGCCTACAATTGCTTGAACAGTTACGAAGCCATCCACATGGGAAGAATATTCCGGTGATCTTGATGACGGCCCATGAGTTAACCGCTGATGAACGACAACAACTGGCAGCTAGTGTAAGCATGATTCAACGTAAAGCAGAATTAAACCTGGAGCAAATGATCGATCATTTGCGACGGCTACTGTCCCAGAACAAGCCTTTACTCAGTAACAAGGCAGGGTAA
- a CDS encoding response regulator, with product MAKILIVEDDVNNRDLIARLVELMGHEPILAVDGAQGVALARSMLPDLIVMDMGLPVLNGWQATHRIKSQPATSHIPILALTAYALTEDRTRSLDAGCDDFETKPIDFNRFREKVEALLHRRGNR from the coding sequence ATGGCAAAAATTCTTATCGTAGAAGATGATGTTAACAATCGCGATCTGATCGCACGACTGGTAGAATTGATGGGGCACGAACCAATTTTGGCAGTCGATGGCGCTCAGGGTGTTGCCCTCGCCCGCAGCATGCTGCCCGATCTGATCGTGATGGATATGGGATTACCCGTGCTCAATGGCTGGCAGGCCACCCACCGTATTAAATCGCAACCAGCCACCAGTCATATTCCGATCCTGGCATTGACTGCTTACGCTCTCACCGAAGATCGGACACGCTCACTGGATGCTGGTTGTGATGACTTTGAGACCAAACCGATTGACTTCAACCGCTTCCGTGAAAAAGTTGAAGCATTGCTTCACCGGCGCGGAAACCGGTAG
- a CDS encoding Uma2 family endonuclease has translation MTHPIATAPAPLPEDDPFRYGWRYVRRPTPDDPDHLEQVPLTLEDVLHPEVGDFIVHSDRHETDRMYLTAVLRARLEPHGQAIVLSDVRVAWDVPDLRPHGPDVMVIPGLRERRDWSTFDVAEEGVRPALIIEITSPETRENDVVRKVVHYARAGVAQYVIVDNLGRRGERQLRLLDYRLVGDTYRLQPPDARGWVYLEVAGLWLGVEGDHVVCYTDDGTAFGDYATVVQQAADEAAARAEAEARARAAEEQARAAAEQAQREAAARAEAEARARAVEEQARAVAEQARQEAAVRAELEARLRELEAELRRLRGLT, from the coding sequence ATGACCCATCCGATTGCCACCGCACCTGCCCCGCTCCCCGAAGACGACCCCTTCCGCTACGGCTGGCGCTACGTCCGTCGCCCCACCCCCGATGACCCCGACCACCTCGAACAGGTGCCGCTCACCCTCGAAGACGTGTTGCACCCCGAAGTGGGAGACTTCATCGTGCACAGTGACCGTCACGAAACCGACCGTATGTACCTCACGGCGGTGCTGCGTGCCCGGCTCGAACCGCACGGGCAGGCCATCGTGCTGAGTGACGTGCGGGTGGCGTGGGACGTGCCCGACCTGCGGCCGCACGGGCCGGACGTGATGGTCATTCCGGGGCTGCGTGAGCGACGGGATTGGAGCACCTTTGACGTGGCGGAAGAGGGGGTGCGACCGGCGTTGATTATTGAAATCACGTCGCCGGAGACGCGGGAGAACGACGTGGTGCGGAAGGTGGTGCACTACGCACGGGCGGGGGTGGCGCAGTACGTGATTGTGGACAATCTCGGACGGCGGGGGGAGCGGCAGCTCCGGTTGCTCGATTATCGGCTGGTGGGGGACACCTACCGGCTTCAGCCGCCCGATGCGCGAGGATGGGTGTATCTGGAGGTTGCCGGGCTGTGGCTAGGGGTGGAGGGCGACCACGTGGTTTGCTACACCGACGACGGCACGGCGTTTGGCGACTACGCGACGGTAGTGCAGCAGGCGGCAGACGAAGCGGCTGCCCGCGCCGAGGCGGAAGCACGGGCGCGAGCGGCGGAAGAACAAGCTCGTGCGGCGGCAGAACAAGCGCAGCGGGAAGCGGCTGCCCGCGCCGAGGCGGAAGCACGGGCGCGAGCGGTGGAAGAACAAGCTCGTGCGGTGGCAGAGCAGGCCCGGCAGGAAGCGGCTGTGCGGGCAGAGCTTGAAGCCCGTCTGCGCGAACTAGAGGCCGAGTTACGACGGTTACGGGGATTGACGTAG
- a CDS encoding Uma2 family endonuclease, whose amino-acid sequence MTHPIATAPAPLPEDDPFRYGWRYVRRPTPDDPDHLEQVPLTLEDVLHPEVGDFIVHSDRHETDRMYLTAVLRARLEPHGQAIVLSDVRVAWDVPDLRPHGPDVMVIPGLRERRDWSTFDVAEEGVRPALIIEITSPETRENDVVRKVVHYARAGVAQYVIVDNLGRRGERQLRLLDYRLVGDTYRLQPPDARGWVHLEVAGLWLGVEGDHVVCYTDDGTAFGDYATVVQQAAEAEARARQEAVARAEAEEQARREAAARAEAEEQARWEAAARAEAEEQARREAAARAEAEEQARREAAARAEAEALARAAAEQARAATEQAQREAAARAELEARLRQLEAELRRLHGLEE is encoded by the coding sequence ATGACCCATCCGATTGCCACCGCACCTGCCCCGCTCCCCGAAGACGACCCCTTCCGCTACGGCTGGCGCTACGTCCGTCGCCCCACCCCCGACGACCCCGACCACCTCGAACAGGTGCCGCTCACCCTCGAAGACGTGTTGCACCCCGAAGTGGGAGACTTCATCGTGCACAGTGACCGTCACGAAACCGACCGCATGTACCTCACGGCGGTGCTGCGCGCCCGGCTCGAACCGCACGGGCAGGCCATCGTGCTGAGTGATGTGCGGGTAGCGTGGGACGTGCCCGACCTGCGGCCGCACGGGCCGGACGTGATGGTCATTCCGGGGCTGCGTGAGCGACGGGATTGGAGCACCTTTGACGTGGCGGAGGAGGGGGTGCGACCGGCGTTGATTATTGAAATCACGTCGCCGGAGACGCGGGAGAACGACGTGGTGCGGAAGGTGGTGCACTACGCACGGGCGGGGGTGGCGCAGTACGTGATTGTGGACAATCTCGGACGGCGGGGGGAGCGGCAGCTCCGGTTGCTCGATTACCGGCTGGTGGGGGACACCTACCGGCTTCAGCCGCCCGATGCGCGGGGGTGGGTGCATCTGGAGGTTGCCGGGCTGTGGCTAGGGGTGGAGGGCGACCACGTGGTTTGCTACACCGACGACGGCACGGCGTTTGGTGACTATGCGACGGTAGTGCAGCAGGCGGCGGAAGCCGAGGCGAGAGCGCGACAGGAAGCGGTAGCACGGGCGGAGGCGGAAGAACAGGCCCGACGGGAAGCGGCAGCACGGGCAGAGGCGGAAGAACAGGCCCGATGGGAAGCGGCAGCACGGGCGGAGGCGGAAGAACAGGCCCGACGGGAAGCGGCAGCGCGGGCAGAGGCGGAAGAACAGGCCCGACGGGAAGCGGCAGCACGGGCGGAGGCGGAAGCGCTGGCGCGTGCAGCGGCGGAGCAAGCACGAGCGGCGACGGAACAAGCGCAACGGGAAGCAGCAGCGCGGGCAGAGCTTGAAGCCCGTTTGCGCCAGCTTGAAGCCGAGTTGCGGCGTTTGCATGGTTTAGAAGAATGA
- a CDS encoding cold shock and DUF1294 domain-containing protein gives MNDQSYFGRVASWKQKEGYGFITSPSHQGDIFFHIRDTFDRNWQPHPGETVKFTVQPDAQGRLRAVNVRTQSAAPQIVGSVSGFDTVLALLVVGAFVILLGLAVFAMVMPSWVAGWYLACSAVTLMLYQEDKQRARFGVWRIREQTLHAWELLGGWPGALLAQQLFRHKISKSSYARYFWGIVSLHIGGILLYLAITLFVL, from the coding sequence ATGAACGATCAAAGTTACTTCGGCAGAGTTGCCAGTTGGAAGCAGAAAGAAGGATACGGCTTTATCACTTCACCAAGTCATCAAGGTGACATCTTTTTTCATATTCGCGATACCTTCGACCGCAACTGGCAGCCGCATCCAGGTGAAACGGTCAAATTTACTGTTCAGCCCGATGCTCAGGGACGATTACGGGCAGTCAATGTACGAACACAGTCGGCAGCGCCACAGATTGTCGGATCGGTTTCTGGTTTTGATACCGTGTTGGCCTTGTTGGTCGTTGGCGCATTTGTGATCTTGTTGGGGCTTGCAGTATTCGCAATGGTAATGCCGTCATGGGTTGCTGGGTGGTATCTGGCGTGCAGTGCGGTGACGCTGATGCTATACCAAGAAGATAAGCAACGAGCACGATTTGGGGTTTGGCGTATCCGTGAACAGACTCTCCACGCATGGGAGCTGTTAGGGGGATGGCCTGGTGCACTGCTTGCGCAGCAGCTCTTTCGACATAAAATCAGTAAGTCTTCGTATGCCAGATATTTTTGGGGTATCGTAAGTTTGCATATTGGAGGGATTCTCTTGTATCTGGCAATTACGCTATTTGTTTTGTAA